The genomic stretch TGAAACCCAGCAAGGGCAAACTGTGGGAAGACCTAGGTATCGACACCCTCCTAAATATGTCGCAAGAAGGTATCTCTTACTCTCACATCATGTTGACAACCGCACTCTTCTTTTGGGAAGGTTCGACGAACACTTTCCATACTGGCTGTGGCATGATTACCCCCACCCTCTTGGATGTTGCTGCCATTACTGGTCTAAAACCGGCTGGTCCCGTGTTTAACCATGTGGACGTCGAAGTAGTCCCTGTGAAATTCGATGTTGGCGAGACTAAAAACCCAAAATTTAATAACTTCCTCACTCATCATCACAAAGATACTCCTGATATCAGTGATGAAGAGCATGTTGCTTTCCTTACATACTGGTTGTCAAGGTGTATTTTCTGTTCTAGGTATATGCAGGTGGCGAAGCAATTTGTCTATCTGGCCAGTCATCTACACAACGGTGAGGGCGTCGCTTTGAGACAACTGATATTGGCTAACCTTTACATGTCTCTGACGAACGTGGCTTGACAAATCAGATTCTACAACTTCCACGccacaaaaaagaaaaatgttcTGGTGCATGGACCTTTTTGGTTACTGCAACTGTGGCTAAATGCCACTTTTACTGAAGAATTAAAACCTTTCAGGAACTTGAAGGTAACTTGTGCTCCGACTAGAATCTGTAGTGTCTGGGAACGCTTGTCAATGTTGACCCCAGTCGATAAGGGTGCCCCCAGCTTCGACCTTTTCAAGTTGATGTTCGACCTGATGCTGAAAATAACTACCTAGCCTAATCTATGGTGAAGATTTGAACAAGCAGCAACTGCCTCATAAGATCTTTCTTTGTGTTTGGCGCCTTTAACACGCGATTCTGGATTGGTAATCGTTTCCTTAATATTTCaaactttgaacttttgaattctcGCGCTTTGCTTGTTTTTGATAACTGTCTTTCCTCGACACCGCTTCCCTCCATCGAACGCTCTATCTACAAATCTTCTAAGTATGGAAATCTCGGGTTCGACTTTTATCCTTGCTTCGACTCCTAACAATTTCAACACCATCTGCTGTCGACATTTGCTTTATTTCTCCTCTACAGATTTCTTATTAGAATGAGAGAGTCTTCTTATGAGGACACGTGTCTTGATTTGCCTCTAGGAATTTTCTTAGGGTAACATATGCCCAAAAACCTTTATACAACCTAGTATTGAGTTTTTTATAGGCTTATCCCTAACCACAAAGAAATTTTACCATAGGCTAGaacctttttaaaaaatttcaggcTGATCTCAATAACCAAAAACAGAACCTTTTCTGACATAGCTCAATAAACCAAAACAAAGATTTTAAGACTGGTTTATCTAACTAACCAAACTCAATCCTCTCAATAGTATCACACTCTCAAGAATTAAATAAACAACACAACCACTTACAAAAAAAATTCTTCCTCACTAGCAAAGCTTCGCTTACAAGCATTAAGGCAATTTTAAGTGAAAGAAATATTGTCTAGAAAGAGAGAAATAAATTAGAGAGATAAATTCCAAAGAAAATGTAACTCATTGGAAAAAAGTGTAAAATGAAGATGAGGCGAGCATCCTTTATATAGGAgttggaaaaacaaaaaaattatccCTGGGCTGAATTTATGAGGCAGTCGATTGGGACAAAACTCAAATTAATTGTCAAAGCCATTTTTAATTAATTACCACACCCAAAAAAGAAATATTGGATATAGAGCTACATAAATTCATTAATCCGCTTCTCCTAGAGTCGGCTTCTTACACCGTGTTCCCTTTTGGATTGGTGTTGTGCATGATTTCTTCCAGAAAAAGTAATCTTTATTCTATTGCTTGTGATTTTCGTTTCCAAAATATGTTATTCACACTATTCAACAACTCTTTCAAACCTTGTACTCCAATACTATCTTGTAACAACTATAAACCATAAAGTGTTTTCACTTTCGATGTCACTGACTGTGTTGGAGGCCTGAACGAAGGCTTGCCTTGTTGGAACTATGAAACATGTCATGTGAAATGAGAAGTTTAAAGGAGATATGAATATAATGGAATGTTTATGAAGACTTTATTCGCACCGCCTTGAGAGGGAGTAGATGAATCTCTTTCGGCTTTAGCAACAATGACAAACGCTTCTTATAAAATGGTGGAGCGAATGGCTCTAGATCCTGCTATTTTTGAAAGATCTAGAGGTTATATATTTCAAGAGTTTAAAATAGGGTTGATCTGCTACCGGAGTAGAtccaaaacaaattatttatagtttGGTATCAAGAAATAGGATTCACTAGGTTGAAAATCTTCAAACTGGTGAATCAAAAGATGAGTATTCAATCGTGGAAATCATAAGAATCAGAAGTCGATTTCCAAAAATGATGCCATTATTTCATTGATGAATCTGACCTACAATGAAATACTTGAGATTTCGATGTGGCGGTAAAGGAGCTGACATACAAGGTTAGCACTCAACCACTCGAGTCATTATTCGAGTAAGATGAatgaatgaaatttgaatttgaactaTGAACCTGAGAAATGGTGTGCTTCCCCTTTCCATAATGAGGCAGATATAACAACCAACTAATTTTGAGGCATAGGATGCGGGGAGCCATTGGATGGATCATGGATCCACATCTCATGTGCTATACCCTAGGATAATTGACTTCTCTTGGTTATGGTTGTAGAGTTTTCTAGCCGACCAAGAATAGAAGATAACATATAATTTGACGAAAGTTGTGTTGGGTTGCATTTCTAAGATAGTCATATAAAATTGTAAGAGAAACCACACCCATGCATAAGATCTAGTCGTCTCTTAAGTCAAAGATCAAAGGCAAATTACTACATCTCCCCTGCTTCCATATTTTTAAGGTAAAGTCCTCATGCCATTATCTACCATTATGCATGTCGAAGAGGGTGATGAGTGGTCGGCGAATTCAAATCAAAATGAGAGGGATGTTGAGGCTGTGTAGGGATGAgattgcatggttgaaggaaggctTATAAGAATTGATTGGTACTACATaaaccaacaagatgcatcttctttttggtatCCTAAtaaataagaactccatagttaagcgtgtttGACTTGGAGTACtatttggatgggtgaccttctaggaagtttctcggaaagcgtgtgagtgaggacaaagctTGCTGAAAAGATCCCCGTTAGTTTGTGCGGTCAGTCGGTAATCCTGGAAGTAGTATGGGGTATTACAAATGGTATCATAGCATACCTCTCCTAGTATGATGTCGTTTGGGGATAAACCAAGCGGAAGCTGGttggcatgtaacacccgaggctaaAGAGGACAGATAGTGGtcacatgtaacacccgaggccgaagagggCGATGAGTGGTCTCCGAATTTACATCAAAATGGGAGGGATCATGAGTCTGTGCAGGGATGATACTGCATGGTTAAAGGaatgcttataaggattgattggtactacctataccagcaagatgcatcttcttttcagtAGCCTAACAAATAAGAACTTTATAATTAAGAATGCTTGATTTGCAGTAGTATTTAGATGTATGACCTTTTGAGAAATTTCCcgaaaagcgtgtgagtgaggataAAACATGTTGAAAATATCcttgttggtttgtggggtcaatcGGTAATCCTGAAAGTAGTTTAGGGCATTACATAACATAGGTGGAAAGTATAAGtagaaccccccccccccccccagaaAGGGAGAGCTGCAATGAGCATGTAGGGATTGAACTTAAGGCCAATCTTGGACACCTGAATCAAGTTATAAATCTATTTATCCCTCATGAGCATTCATTTATTCTTCTCTACCTTATCCAACCATTCAATATAGGCCTCATTTTTAGGGGAAGGAAAAGCACGAAAAATTCCTATGGGTGCACCCACGAACCCTAACTCATAAGGTTTATCTTGAAAGATTATGGGTCCATGCGTATGATGATAAAGGAAAAACTTGCCCTGATGTTCAAGTTTCTTAGAAGTTGCGGGGAAAAGACCTAAAAATGCATGAATAGTACCAGAAATGGAGAAAGGAACGAGAATGTAAGAATCCAAAATCATCGATTTCTGCTCCTCCATGATTGGCTCAAGAATTTAGTTACGCTTACCAATAACAGTAGGAGCATTGTTTTCAAAATCAAGGGGAATTGGATGTCCTGGCGTGAAAGAAGAAGCCATCTTTGTCGTCTGAAAATTGATAGGGAATGAATTGGAAATTGTATGGGAGTTTGAGAAGTTGgagttgttgaagaagaagaagaagaagaagaaagtggaaaatgaaaaacaatgggatatttataataaaaaaaaaaacggtTTCTCCCCAATGAAGTGGTACAAGTGGCGCCACAAAAACGCGCACTTGACGTTTGAATTTCttgaaaaaattttaattaaatatttttctttaaataggTTTAATCGTGTGGACCTGATTGTCCTACGAAATCTGAGCAATGATGATTAAATGGACGCACATCTGTGACGTGATAGTTTGGAGGAAAGTAGCCATGATGGCTAAAAAACGAGAAGCTAACGTGACATGTACAAGGTATTCTAAAACAATGTCAAACAGTTACAAAAACACCACATTTCTTTGATCTGATACATATGATCGAAAGTGACATTTTTGGGGGGCTTCTCTTAGCGTGAAAATTCTAGCTGTAGACAAGTCAATGAAGAATGCTAATAGCTACGTTGGAAAAATGCTAAGTGTCAAGAAATCTCAACTGAAAGCTTCGACGTATTAATCACGTCGACTAAGTAGTTCGACTAGCGTGATAAACATGTTTGGGAAGAATCTTAAAAACGAATCCACAAGAATATGACCAGTCTCTTTTCAAAACATGTATAAAAACTCAAAAAGGGTTACATAAGGCAAACCTTCGACACAATGTCTAACTCGTCTCTTTATTAGATATTAGGGACTTAGAATTTTTCTTGAGTCCAAAGTCTTTGTGATGTGGAGATGTCTCATCATTATAGGAGATGATCAAAGACTCTCGACAAAGGCATTTGAGAAGTTCGAAGCAGTTATCAACGCAGTTACCAACATGATACTTGGTTTTCAGCAGTTTCATCTTTCAAGACGCATGGAAACAAGTTAGAGCATGAAAGTCTAAGTAGTAGCACACATGTCAGATCCATATGATTGAACCGTTGTCGATGGTTATCTTTGTAGTAGTATATAATGCAGGCTTATGCATTGCAATCGAGGTCAAAAAATTCTCATTAGTTTTTTATAAAACTAAATACCTAAGTTACAAAACAATACCGTTTGTGAGAAATGTGAATCTGCGTCCATTCTTTAAACTTCTATTACTGATCAAGATCTTTTTAATGAATGATCAGTAAGTATCTCTATAAAAACTTTTTGTACCTTTAGGCCTGCTGTAACCCTGGTGAGCCCCAATACTCAAGTCACTCACACTTTTctataacaaaagaaaaataaaaataataagaacaaCATTTCATCTACCACCTCCAACCACGCcatcaaattatttttcatttggttTCTTTATTTTTCTCCCAAAAAATGTCTCTTTTTTCCATCTTATTTAACACTTAACTATGACACCTTTATACTTGAGCCTAATAGTTATACCAAAAACCCACACACAtccaatcatcatcattcaacaaACTATCAACATCAAATGAGAAAGAACTTACTTGAAAAGACAAACTATATTGAATCTTTATTCTAAGTTCTATGTTTCTCTCCATAACTAATAATTTTTTCCTTAAACTCCTTGTTTTTCACTCTTGTCAAATGTTTCATGTTCACAAATTACTATCTTCTACACATTTTGGATAATGACATTGTAACATGATTAATAGATCATCCATTTAATCATGTCTATAACTTTATAAGTGATGTAGATCTAAATTGTCCACAAAACAAAGCCTCTTTCACAATTGTTGAGTTGTTCCAATTTTTATTTAGATCGTGCCCAACTACTACTACTACGACCCACCATCATTCAGTCACCAGACTTGACGCCACAACCTTCACTCCCatcttaaaaaacaattttttttacaagaTACCCCCCTTAAAAATGTTATGTTCCAAGTCATTATTCATATGTTCTTAGGCACACatgagaaaattaaattaaagagaCTCTCCCACTTAATGCATCTATTAATGAGTAAGGTTTCCAAGTTCGAATGTTTTTTATGAATATACAAGAAATTAAAGAGACTTCCACTTTTCAATGTATCTGTATTATTCCAATACAATTCATGGACATATATGAAATTAAAGAGAATCACATGATTTTCAAATAGTACATCTCAATATGGATTACTAAAGGCTTCAAATTTTCAAtacagttttgttttttaaaattgataatCTGAGCTTGAAATCAACTAGTACAGTTAATAATCGTATATGCATTATAATATGCTATTCAACCAGCTCATATTCATCTATTGTTTTATAAATAGAGAAATATGTGAATATGTATGTCTTGCAGTTACACAATCGCAATCGTTGCTAATTTGAAATGTGATTAGATATGACAACAAAATTCATATCTACTGATATTCATCACTAGAATTCACCTCGAAATTGATAGAAAAAACCCACTTTAATTAGATTTGAGTTCGGGTTTGAGTTTTTCTCGGTTAAAAAAGATGGGGACGGGTCGGGTAATGTGGATACTAGTACTCATCTCGAACCCACCTCGTTTATTTTATTGtatacattattatttatttgtgataatttaaaatattaaatatgtggtcaatgttttgataatttgtttttttttactatataaaatatttgaaatgtatcgatgaaattttttgaaattcttttattttattagttataatataatttgattttagaaaaaataaatatttctattaaaaaaaattgattttactaaaTGGCAATGAGACGGGTCGGAGACGGTTCTtacctataatttttttaatataattgtttAAACGGCTTACAACAACCATTAGCATCAAAATAAACAAAGTACAAAATGATGAAATTAATTCAATAACAACTaatcacacatatatatatatatatatatatatatatatatatatatatatatatatatatatatatatatatatatatatatatatatatatatatatatatatatatatatatatatatatatatatatatatatatatatatatatatatgatcaacATTTATAACTTATACTTTAGTGCAAAAACTAAATAGTCAGACAAGCATGTATGGAACTAAAAGATCCACAAGTTGATCTTTAAGAATACTTGAATCCAGTGAGAAAAGTCTTCTGGTGGTAATCCCGAAACACAAAGTTTTTAGACGAGCAACAGAGGCTCAATAGTTTATGTGATTTTCCCTCGTCATGCACTTTAAATGCCTTCTTGAATTCTCTTTAAATGGGAGAACATATTATTTGCTTACATGTAATATATTCGGGACCATAACATATATAAAATGATGATCAATTATggttttcattattttaaaatGGATCATCATGACATTCACTCATATTCGAGCTCatacctaattaattaatcaatggGTATAATTAGTCTATGCCCtcctaaatatatcaaatattgtttttagttcttaaaaatattttcttcaaataacGACCCTAAATTTTTTTTCATCCTCACTAATGATCCCTTCAGCTAATGTGTGTTGACGGAGGATGATGTGGCACACCCCGTGACATGACAACACGACAAAGATACTGACGTGGCACACCACATAGTAATTTTTACtcatttatatgaataaattaaAGGTTAAATATACAACACCCCGGTAATGTAAGCGAGATTCGCTTTAACCCCCTATAAAAGATTTTTTTCCCTTATAATATCCAGATTCCGTCTGTAAAGCTCCTGACCGCACTATTTCATCCAAAATTCCTTATTTTGTTCAGCGTGACAATTCATgtgacattattttttatttttttattttttaaatttacgtacattatttaattttatttttgttttttcaatttaatatcattaagttataattttatttacaattaattttaatccacgtcatattttattttcaattagtaAGATGAAATAATGTTCATTTGAAATTATAATGAGCAGATTGTTTGTATAATGGAGTGTTTGCAAGttattttaaaagttttataTGAATATAAAGTTTAAGCACAACATATAGTTTAGTGTTGTCAAAATGAGCTAGTTCATATGGGTCGGTTCGTCGGACTCGAAAAATTATAGGGTTTGGGCCTTAAAATTGAAGTTCATATTTTTCAGGGTTTTTTTAGCCCAATTCTAAAAAGCCCGCTACCTATTAGAGCTAGCTTATATGAACCAtgggttgttagaacaagatttgttcttatcaattatcttagttttgatgataacaataatatgaattttgcttaagataatatggtactctaatccaatgcaatttccctttcaggaaatatatataaagagtacgcattattcagcgctcagaagttgtgtctcaaatggttcagcatgcaacatcagaacatggtctggcaagacatcagaagatggtcgaagcagaatcagaacatgggtctatggaagcatcagaagaacatgagatcagaagcactgaagatcagaagatggtatcacgctcagaagcacttcaaggtcagaagatcagaagatgctatgcaccaagctgtttgactctgatgatattcaaacgtcgtattcacaaacatcagatcagaaggaagtacaggtggcagactacgctgactgacaaaaggaacgttaaaagctactaaaggctacgtcagtagacacagcgtgaacaaggctcgaggtagttgacaaaagcgtataacattaaatgcgatgctgtacggaacacgcaaagcattaaatgcattcaacagtcatcttctccaacgcctataaatatgaagttctgatgagaagcaaggttaacgattttcgcaccaaaacaattcaaattaacttgctgaaactctgttcaaatcaaaactcagaatcttcatcttcatcaactcactacattgctgttgtaatatcttagtgagattaagcttaaacgataagagaaatatcacagtttgtgattatagcttttaagaagcatttgtaaactcttgaatagattacattaagttgtaaggaactagagtgatcgtgtgatcagtatactctaggaagtcttagcagttggctgagcagtttgtaactagagtgatcgtgttgatcagtagactctagaaaagtcttagagggtatctaagcagttgttcctggagtgatcagtgtgtgatcagaagactctggaagacttagttgctgactaagtggagaaccattgtaatccgtgcgattagtggattaaatcctcaggttgaggtaaatcatctctgcggggttggactggagtagcttcgttaacagcgaaccaggataaaaataattgtgcaatttatttttatcgtccaagatttaaagtcacacttattcaatcccccccctttctaagtgtttttctatccttcaattggcatcagagcgccggttctaaggtgcaagcacttaaccgtgtttagaaaagattcaggaagagaaaaacgcttcggtaaaagatggttgatgaaagtgaaaagtctacacctacacctgcatctacatctggctctgctgagcaatacaacggtaacaatggttatactagaccgccggtatttgatggtgaaaactttgaatactggaaagataaactagaaagttactttctgggtctagatggtgatctatgggatcttctgatggatggttacaaacatccagtaaatgccagtggcgcaaagctgtcaaggcaagaaatgaatgatgatcaaaagaagcttttcaggaatcatcataaa from Vicia villosa cultivar HV-30 ecotype Madison, WI linkage group LG4, Vvil1.0, whole genome shotgun sequence encodes the following:
- the LOC131598377 gene encoding uncharacterized protein LOC131598377, whose protein sequence is MAASTSNVSPAKSYELRLVDDKPYVPKPLFADEKAKNMAILGLLPVDAPSEIYTTDEGAFFPTSKDSRLLITSPKPFSLRFYDRNFRTAPPLRCPKFAAWMARLKPSKGKLWEDLGIDTLLNMSQEGISYSHIMLTTALFFWEGSTNTFHTGCGMITPTLLDVAAITGLKPAGPVFNHVDVEVVPVKFDVGETKNPKFNNFLTHHHKDTPDISDEEHVAFLTYWLSRCIFCSRYMQVAKQFVYLASHLHNGEGVALRQLILANLYMSLTNVA